In one Fusarium keratoplasticum isolate Fu6.1 chromosome 5, whole genome shotgun sequence genomic region, the following are encoded:
- a CDS encoding Cleavage and polyadenylation specificity factor subunit 2, translating into MFTFCPLQGALSESPASQSLLELDGGVKVLVDLGWDESFDVGKLKEIEKQVTTLSLILVTHATASHLAAYAHCCKNIPQFTRIPVYATRPVIDLGRTLIQDLYNSSPAAATTIPQSSLSETAYSFAQTATTAQNLLLQSPTNEDIARYFSLIQPLKYSQPHQPLPSPFSPPLNGLTITAYNSGHTLGGTIWHIQHGLESIVYAVDWNQARENVFAGAAWLGGAGGGGAEVIEQLRKPTALICSSRGADRTAQAGGRAKRDEQLIDTIKACVTRGGTVLIPVDSSARVLELSYLLEHAWRTDAASEDGVLKAAKLYLAGRNMSSTMRYARSMLEWMDDSIVQEFEAFAEGQRKVNGAGDKKEGGPFDFKYLRLLERKAQIARLLSRGFENVETEGRVILASDSSIEWGFSKDLIKGLARDSRNLVILTDKPGLSKDDKPSIARTLWDWWKERKDGVSVEQTSSGDNIELVYAGGRELEIREAQRQALEGDELAVYQQWLATQRQLQATQQSGGAAGLEASADVVDDASSESSSDSEDEDGEQQGKALNVSTTIGQAGRKNVVLKDEDLGINVLIKKKGVHDFDSRGKKGRERTFPIAIRRKRHDDFGELIRPEDYLRAEEKEEDGQDNANMEAADDKLGKKRRWDDVAKNGAGANKRQQTTRAGSVDDAEAGAGDGFVPDELDNVEDIEPEEPTGPCKLSYQTETVTANLRIAYVDFSGLHDKRSLNMLIPLIKPRKLILVGGGREETLALAEDCRRALGGDAADGDGSSERTVDVYTPEIGTLVDASVDTNAWVVKLADSLVKKIKWQNVRGLGIVTITGQLLATKLDDAPAGDQDAANKRQKTEESSTTALSTVVASPMPTLDVLPANLVSAVRSAAQPLHVGDLRLADLRRAMQSAGHTAEFRGEGTLVVDGTVAVRKTATGRVEVESVGMPTARRSTFYEVRKVIYDNLAVVTGA; encoded by the exons ATGTTCACCTTTTGCCCCCTCCAGGGTGCCCTCTCCGAGTCGCCCGCTTCGCAGtcccttcttgagcttgatggagGTGTGAAAGTGCTGGTTGATCTAGGATGGGACGAATCATTCGACGTTGGCAAactcaaggagattgagaa ACAAGTCACGACTCTCTCCCTCATTCTCGTTACGCATGCGACTGCATCTCATCTCGCTGCCTACGCACACTGCTGCAAGAATATACCACAGTTCACACGCATCCCCGTATATGCGACACGGCCCGTCATCGACCTTGGCCGCACCCTTATTCAAGACCTCTACAACTCGAGCCCTGCTGCGGCGACGACCATCCCACAGAGTTCGCTATCCGAGACTGCCTACTCATTCGCCCAGACCGCTACGACGGCGCAAaacctcctccttcagtCCCCGACCAACGAAGATATTGCACGATACTTTTCTCTAATCCAACCGCTTAAATACTCGCAACCACACCAACCTCTTCCATCGCCCTTTTCACCACCGCTAAACGGCTTGACGATTACTGCATACAACTCTGGACATACCCTCGGTGGTACAATATGGCATATCCAACATGGCCTGGAGTCGATTGTGTACGCTGTGGACTGGAACCAAGCGCGTGAGAATGTGTTTGCCGGTGCAGCTTGGCTGGGAGGCGCTGGAGGCGGCGGTGCTGAGGTCATTGAGCAGCTACGGAAGCCAACTGCGCTGATCTGCAGCAGCCGGGGCGCCGACAGGACTGCCCAAGCTGGTGGTCGTGCCAAGCGAGACGAGCAGTTGATTGATACCATCAAGGCATGTGTGACGCGAGGAGGCACGGTTCTCATCCCTGTGGACTCGAGTGCTAGAGTTCTAGAACTATCATACCTACTGGAACATGCGTGGCGGACAGACGCTGCCTCTGAGGATGGCGTGCTCAAGGCAGCCAAGCTGTATCTGGCTGGTCGCAACATGTCGAGCACAATGCGGTACGCGCGAAGTATGCTTGAGTGGATGGACGATAGCATCGTCCAGGAATTTGAGGCTTTTGCCGAGGGCCAGAGAAAGGTCAACGGCGCGggtgacaagaaggagggaggACCATTCGATTTCAAATACCTACGACTGCTTGAACGAAAGGCCCAGATCGCGCGACTACTGAGCCGCGGCTTTGAGAACGTCGAGACGGAAGGACGCGTGATTCTGGCGAGCGACAGCAGCATCGAGTGGGGATTCTCTAAAGACTTGATCAAGGGGCTGGCTAGAGactcgaggaacttggtcATCCTGACAGATAAGCCAGGCTTGTCAAAAGACGACAAGCCATCGATTGCGAGGACGCTCTGGGACTGGTGGAAGGAACGCAAGGACGGCGTATCGGTGGAGCAGACCAGCAGCGGAGACAACATCGAGCTTGTGTATGCTGGTGGACGAGAGTTGGAGATTCGTGAGGCTCAACGCCAGGCACTGGAGGGTGACGAGTTGGCAGTCTACCAACAATGGCTGGCAACTCAGAGACAACTCCAGGCGACACAACAGAGCGGTGGCGCGGCTGGACTTGAGGCATCAGCTGACGTCGTTGACGATGCCTCGTCGGAATCATCATCTGActctgaagacgaggatggtgAGCAGCAAGGCAAGGCGCTTAATGTTTCGACAACAATCGGACAAGCTGGCCGGAAGAACGTTGTTCTCAAAGACGAAGACCTCGGAATCAACGtgctcatcaagaagaagggcgttCATGACTTTGACTCGCGCGGAAAGAAGGGCAGAGAACGGACGTTCCCTATTGCGATCCGCAGGAAGCGCCACGACGACTTCGGAGAGCTCATTCGACCCGAGGATTACCTCCGcgcagaggagaaggaagaggatggtCAGGATAACGCCAACATGGAGGCTGCAGACGACAAGCTCGGCAAGAAGCGCAGATGGGACGACGTGGCCAAGAACGGAGCCGGAGCCAACAAGCGTCAACAGACTACAAGAGCTGGCTctgttgatgatgctgaagcTGGCGCAGGCGACGGCTTTGTCCCTGATGAACTCGACAATGTGGAGGATATCGAGCCTGAGGAGCCAACAGGACCATGCAAGCTCTCATATCAGACCGAGACCGTCACAGCCAACCTACGCATCGCGTATGTCGACTTCAGTGGCCTGCACGACAAGCGCAGTCTCAACATGCTGATCCCGTTGATCAAGCCCCGGAAGCTCATCCTGGTTGGCGGTGGACGGGAGGAGACACTCGCCCTGGCTGAAGACTGCCGCCGAGCTCTCGGAGGCGATGCTGCTGACGGCGATGGATCAAGTGAGCGTACTGTCGATGTGTACACACCTGAAATAGGCACTCTGGTGGATGCCAGCGTTGACACCAACGCCTGGGTCGTCAAGCTTGCCGACTCTCttgtcaagaagatcaagtgGCAGAACGTTCGCGGTTTGGGTAttgtcaccatcaccggCCAGCTGCTGGCTACCAAGCTCGACGATGCTCCAGCGGGAGACCAAGACGCAGCCAACAAGCGTCAGAAGACCGAGGAAAGCTCGACAACAGCCCTCAGCACCGTCGTGGCGTCTCCCATGCCTACTCTTGACGTCCTCCCCGCCAACCTCGTCTCGGCCGTGCGATCTGCCGCCCAGCCGCTACACGTGGGTGACCTGCGTCTTGCAGATCTACGACGTGCCATGCAGTCTGCCGGACACACGGCCGAGTTCCGTGGCGAGGGTACACTCGTCGTCGACGGAACTGTGGCAGTCCGCAAGACGGCGACAGGACGTGTCGAGGTGGAGAGCGTCGGCATGCCCACTGCTCGCCGGAGCACGTTCTACGAGGTGCGCAAGGTGATTTACGACAACCTGGCCGTCGTCACTGGTGCATAG
- a CDS encoding PIPK domain-containing protein yields MPSFLNNEDNSAIFSNNPDILNLDPTNQFGLATTKERVNGGSIRHTRSDTINESFDESSISSTHASDVSEPTPTPMNGNGTRPTSMSSISNGQSVTAIYPPRQDDETDVYRQKPMPNGTATLPDRTYRPSADTNGAGPVMTSSNGHQYPTTLSKPLPSEPPAEETYEKPPSRSFDAPTTAPPPPPEPRGSQSQTALPTTAHRLSSPPVYVSGNTAGSSPGLLQAPGPGGLKQRNTLDVPKHTPGRGSRDGMDTAQASGRFSPTGAPATGGRRPSLSLGRRPTRSMQSDAPRDEIIPDEDALRWTEAVRAKRASKRRKKEEEDDERVIVGTKVDETHANWVTAYNMLTGIRVSVSRTNAKLDRELTDADFETKQKSTFDIAGNELVPSAKYDFKFKDYAPWVFRRLRSLFRLDPADYLMSLTGKYILSELGSPGKSGSFFYFSRDYKYIIKTIHHAEHKFLRKILKEYYQHVKENPNTLLSQFYGLHRVKMPYGKKIHFVVMNNLFPPHRDIHTTFDLKGSTIGRDYREEDLEKNPRATLKDLNWMRRQRNLELGIRKKQLFLEQLQRDVVLLKRLQIMDYSLLVGIHDVSRGNEENLRDKTLQVFNPGGEKAPDDDPASVLLRTPSKLENARKARELRQMIRQERPVPMGQSANKMPDELEEGHNRSGFVFNQDDGGFRATHEDNSPADEIYYLGVIDCLTHYGIIKKIEHFWKGLSSDRSQISALPPDQYGDRFYHFIEGVTMSSEEAHREAERRDQEMIEAQGSGQRVSSWNSRRRSSQAIPPMPTHVPPPPPGPRSPEAQETVEKASREAERAERHGHTENQVPDRVLTTAGSRGDARDSMQHEPILPVVEEAGENGRDDSRPETPPKDMNKNLPPTRAPPPTPPKTGYQKPDSADSGYAGMNHSTGPVDHVSMLRNSLDKELPPLPRKEQTNDSGVRMVA; encoded by the exons ATGCCATCGTTTCTCAACAACGAGGACAAttcggccatcttctccaacaaccccgacatcctcaacctcgaccccACAAACCAGTTCGGCCTCGCGACCACCAAGGAGAGGGTGAATGGGGGTTCCATCCGCCACACCCGATCCGACACCATCAATGAGAGCTTCGACGAGagctccatctcatccactCACGCCTCCGACGTCTCCGAGCCCACGCCGACGCCTATGAATGGCAACGGCACGAGGCCCACGAGCATgagctccatctccaacggcCAGTCCGTTACAGCTATCTaccctcctcgccaagatgACGAAACCGACGTCTACCGGCAAAAGCCTATGCCCAATGGCACTGCGACTCTACCCGACCGCACATATCGACCCTCGGCCGATACTAATGGCGCCGGCCCCGTCATGACATCGAGCAACGGCCATCAGTATCCCACCACACTATCAAAACCTCTGCCTTCTGAGCCCCCGGCCGAGGAGACCTATGAAAAGCCCCCGAGCAGGAGCTTCGATGCCCCGACCACAGCCCCTCCACCTCCCCCTGAGCCGCGTGGCTCACAATCACAAACAGCATTGCCAACCACCGCTCACCGGTTGTCATCCCCGCCCGTCTACGTTTCTGGTAATACTGCAGGTTCGTCCCCAGGACTCCTCCAGGCTCCCGGCCCAGGCGGCCTCAAGCAGAGAAACACACTCGACGTGCCAAAGCATACACCTGGTCGAGGCTCCAGGGATGGTATGGATACGGCACAGGCCAGCGGCCGCTTCTCTCCGACCGGCGCTCCTGCGACTGGTGGCCGACGGCCATCTCTGAGCTTGGGTAGAAGACCAACCAGATCGATGCAGTCGGACGCACCCCGAGACGAGATCATTCCAGACGAGGACGCCCTCCGATGGACAGAAGCAGTACGGGCAAAGCGGGCCAGCAagcggaggaagaaggaagaggaggatgacgaacGCGTCATTGTCGGCACCAAGGTGGACGAGACCCACGCCAACTGGGTAACGGCCTACAACATGTTGACAGGTATCCGAGTATCAGTCTCACGGACAAACGCAAAGCTCGACCGGGAATTGACTGATGCCGACTTTGAGACTAAGCAGAAGTCGACATTTGATAT CGCCGGTAATGAGCTGGTTCCATCAGCCAAGTATGACTTCAAGTTCAAGGACTACGCCCCTTGGGTTTTCCGTCGCCTACGTTCACTGTTCCGTCTGGACCCTGCCGATTATCTCATGTCCCTCACGGGCAAGTATATCTTGTCAGAGCTTGGTTCTCCCGGCAAGAGTGGCAGCTTTTTCTATTTTTCACGAGATTATAAgtacatcatcaagacgatCCACCACGCCGAGCACAAGTTTCTCCGAAAGATCTTGAAGGAATACTACCAGCACGTCAAGGAGAACCCCAACACACTTCTCTCGCAGTTTTACGGCCTGCACCGAGTCAAGATGCCTTATGGCAAGAAGATCCACTTTGTGGTGATGAACAACCTATTCCCACCACACCGGGATATTCACACCACCTTTGACCTGAAGGGATCAACTATTGGCCGAGACTACAGAGAGGAGGACTTGGAGAAGAACCCACGTGCGACCTTGAAGGATCTGAACTGGATGAGGCGGCAGCGGAACCTGGAGTTAGGCATCCGGAAGAAGCAACTCTTCCTGGAACAACTTCAGAGGGATGTTGTTCTGCTAAAGCGCCTTCAGATCATGGATTACTCGCTGCTGGTTGGCATCCATGATGTCTCGCGGGGCAATGAGGAGAATCTACGTGACAAGACGTTGCAGGTCTTCAACCCTGGTGGTGAGAAGGCTCCTGATGACGACCCTGCGTCGGTCCTCCTCCGCACGCCGTCCAAGTTGGAGAATGCGCGAAAGGCCAGGGAGCTACGGCAGATGATCCGTCAGGAGCGACCAGTACCCATGGGTCAATCGGCAAACAAGATGccggatgagctggaggagggtCACAACCGATCCGGGTTTGTGTTCAACCAGGATGATGGTGGATTCAGGGCAACCCACGAAGACAACAGCCCAGCGGATGAGATTTACTACCTGGGAGTCATCGACTGCCTGACTCAC TACGGAATtatcaagaagattgagcACTTCTGGAAGGGCTTGTCGAGCGACAGGTCACAGATCTCGGCGCTACCGCCTGACCAGTATGGTGATCGGTTCTACCATTTCATCGAAGGGGTGACCATGTCATCCGAGGAGGCTCATCGGGAGGCTGAGAGGAGAGATCAGGAAATGATTGAGGCACAAGGATCGGGCCAGAGGGTGTCGAGCTGGAATTCGCGTCGTAGGTCGTCGCAAGCCATCCCACCCATGCCGACTCATGTTCCTCCCCCGCCCCCTGGTCCTCGCTCTCCGGAAGCTCAAGAGACGGTAGAAAAGGCAAGCAGGGAAGCTGAGCGAGCAGAAAGGCACGGGCACACAGAGAACCAGGTGCCTGACCGAGTCCTGACGACTGCTGGCTCCAGGGGGGATGCGCGTGACTCGATGCAGCATGAGCCTATCCTGCCGGTTGTTGAGGAAGCAGGCGAGAATGGCCGAGATGACAGTCGACCCGAGACGCCACCCAAGGATATGAACAAGAACCTACCTCCGACAAGGGCACCCCCTCCTACACCACCCAAGACGGGATACCAGAAGCCGGACAGCGCCGACAGCGGATATGCCGGGATGAACCACAGCACCGGACCTGTTGACCATGTCTCGATGCTGCGAAATAGCCTCGACAAGGAACTGCCGCCGCTCCCAAGAAAGGAGCAGACGAACGACAGCGGGGTGAGAATGGTGGCATAG
- a CDS encoding ATP-dependent RNA helicase DHH1: MADQLADKLKSTQISDGLPIGNDDWKKNLNLPAKDNRQQTEDVTNTKGLEFENFALKRDLLMGIFEAGFEKPSPIQEEAIPVALTGRDILARAKNGTGKTAAFVIPALERINPKVSKIQCLILVPTRELAMQTSQVCKTLGKHLGVNVMVTTGGTGLRDDIIRLQDPVHIVVGTPGRILDLAGKNVADLSECPMFIMDEADKLLSIEFTPVIEQLLQFHPKDRQVMLFSATFPLSVKDFSDKNMVSPYEINLMDELTLRGITQYYAFVEEKQKVHCLNTLFSKLQINQSIIFCNSTNRVELLAKKITELGYSCFYSHAKMQQHARNRVFHDFRNGVCRNLVCSDLLTRGIDIQAVNVVINFDFPKNAETYLHRIGRSGRYGHLGLAINLINWDDRFNLYNIERDLGTEIQPIPASIDKSLYVYENPESIPRPISNLQRGQQPAALAQQPQQQQPFQPQQAQQAGLLQQGQGNWQSQSAQHNNQHFSGGRGRGRGRGYRGRGGQGAGGRGRGPPREAQT, from the exons ATGGCGGATCAGCTAGCAGACAAGCTGAAATCTACCCAAATCAG TGATGGCCTGCCCATTGGAAATGACGACTGGAAGAAGAACTTGAACCTCCCCGCCAAGGATAACCGACAACAAACAGAG GATGTCACAAACACAAAGGGcctcgagtttgagaacTTTGCCCTGAAGCGAGACCTGCTCATGGGAATCTTCGAAGCTGGTTTCGAAAAGCCCTCCCCAATTCAAGAAGAGGCTATCCCTGTCGCATTAACTGGACGAGATATCCTTGCACGAGCAAAGAACGGCACTGGCAAGACGGCTGCCTTTGTCATCCCTGCGTTGGAGCgcatcaaccccaaggtcTCCAAGATCCAAtgcctcatccttgtcccCACACGTGAGCTTGCCATGCAGACCTCGCAAGTCTGCAAGACCCTCGGCAAGCACCTCGGCGTCAATGTCATGGTCACGACTGGTGGTACCGGTCTTCGAGATGACATTATCCGTCTGCAGGATCCCGTCcacatcgtcgtcggcaCTCCCGGCCGAATTCTTGACCTCGCTGGTAAGAACGTTGCCGACCTCAGCGAGTGCCCCATGTTCATCATGGACGAAGCCGACAAGCTTCTCTCCATTGAGTTCACTCCCGTCATCGAACAACTGCTCCAATTCCACCCCAAGGACCGCCAGGTCATGCTTTTCTCCGCCACCTTCCCTCTGTCTGTCAAGGACTTTTCCGACAAGAACATGGTCAGCCCATATGAGATCAACCTCATGGACGAGCTCACCCTGAGGGGTATCACCCAATATTACGCCTTTGTCgaagagaagcagaaggTCCACTGCTTGAACACGCTCTTCTCTAAGCTCCAGATCAACCAGTCCATTATTTTCTGCAACTCGACCAACCGAGTCGAGCTGCTTGCCAAGAAAATCACTGAGCTAGGTTACTCTTGCTTCTACAGTCACGCAAAGATGCAGCAGCATGCTCGAAACCGTGTTTTCCACGATTTCCGAAACGGTGTCTGCCGAAACCTTGTTTGCTCCGACCTGCTCACCCGAGGTATTGATATCCAGGCGGTTAATGTCGTCATCAACTTTGATTTTCCCAAGAATGCAGAGACGTATCTGCACCGCATTGGTCGATCCGGCCGTTATGGCCACCTGGGTCTGGCTATTAACCTGATTAACTGGGACGACCGTTTCAACCTCTACAACATTGAAAGGGATCTGGGTACTGAGATTCAGCCCATCCCCGCCAGCATCGACAAGTCCCTCTACGTTTACGAGAACCCTGAGTCGATTCCTCgacccatctccaacctccagAGGGGCCAGCAGCCCGCTGCGCTGGctcagcagccgcagcaacagcaaccatTCCAGCCCCAGCAGGCGCAGCAGGCTGGTCTGCTTCAACAGGGCCAGGGTAACTGGCAGAGCCAGAGCGCCCAACACAACAACCAGCACTTCTCAGGTGGACGGGGTCGTGGCCGAGGCCGTGGATATCGCGGTCGTGGCGGCCAAGGCGCAGGCGGACGAGGTCGCGGCCCGCCCCGTGAAGCCCAAACCTAA
- a CDS encoding Cytochrome b5 heme-binding domain-containing protein — MAQVFTKSDVASHNKPGDLYIVVDGDVYDVTKFQDDHPGGKKILQRVAGKDASKQFWKYHNESILKKYQKQLQVGSLDTKPKAPEPKAEPKPAPAPAATPKAVAAAEKAASSSEEADALEPYGDQIPFGDPSWYQNYHSPYFNETHAALRAEVREWIDAEIEPNVTEWDEAKQVPEEIYKEMGRRGYLAGLLGVKYPTNYVPQGIKSVPPEKWDLFHEMIITDELSRTGSGGFVWNVIGGFGIGCPPVIKFGSKKLKDRIMPGILNGDKRICLAITEPDAGSDVANLTCEAKLSEDGKHYIVNGEKKWITNGIWCDYFTTAVRTGENGMNGVSLLLIERGEGVTTRRMNCQGVHSSGTTYITFEDVKVPVENLLGKENKGFRVIMTNFNHERMGIIIQSLRFSRVCYEESVKYANKRRTFGKKLIEHPVIRMKLAHMARQIEASYNWLENLIYQCERMGETEAMLRLGGPIAGLKAQSTLTFEFCAREASQIFGGLSYSRGGQGAKVERLYRDVRAYAIPGGSEEIMLDLSMRQSLRVAKAMGMKL, encoded by the exons ATGGCCCAGGTATTTACCAAGAGCGACGTTGCGTCGCATAACAAGCCTGGAGACTTGTACattgttgtcgatggcgatgTCTACGATGTGACCAAGTTTCAAGATGACCATCCAG GCGGCAAGAAGATCCTCCAGCGCGTCGCTGGCAAGGACGCGTCCAAGCAGTTCTGGAAGTACCACAACGAGAGCATCCTGAAGAAGTACCAGAAGCAGCTTCAGGTCGGATCCCTCgacaccaagcccaaggctcccgagcccaaggccgagcccaagcccgctcccgctcctgCGGCTACACccaaggctgttgctgctgctgagaaggCGGCTTCCAGCAGTGAGGAGGCGGACGCTCTTGAGCCTTATGGAGATCAGATTCCCTTTGGCGATCCTAGCTGGTACCAGAAC TACCACTCTCCCTACTTCAACGAGACTCATGCTGCCCTTCGCGCCGAGGTCCGTGAATGGATAGACGCTGAGATCGAGCCCAATGTCACTGAGTGggacgaggccaagcaggTTCCCGAGGAGATCTACAAGGAGATGGGCCGTCGGGGCTACTTGGCCGGTCTGCTCGGCGTCAAGTACCCTACCAACTATGTGCCCCAGGGCATCAAGTCGGTGCCCCCCGAGAAGTGGGATCTGTTCCACGAGATGATCATCACCGACGAGCTGTCGCGCACCGGATCCGGCGGCTTCGTGTGGAACGTCATCGGAGGCTTCGGCATCGGCTGCCCCCCTGTCATTAAGTTTGGCTctaagaagctcaaggaccgCATCATGCCTGGTATTCTGAACGGAGACAAGCGCATCTGTCTTGCCATCACTGAGCCAGATGCTGGTAGTGATGTCGCCAACCTGACTTGCGAGGCTAAACTGAGCGAGGATGGAAAGCACTACATCGTCAATGGTGAGAAGAAGTGGATCACCAACGGTATCTGGTGCGACTACTTCACCACCGCTGTCCGGACGGGAGAGAATGGCATGAATGGTGTGTCATTGCTTCTCATTGAGCGCGGTGAGGGTGTCACCACACGACGCATGAACTGCCAGGGTGTGCACTCATCTGGTACAACGTACATCACGTttgaggatgtcaaggtTCCCGTTGAGAACCTGCTtggcaaggagaacaagggtTTCCGAG TCATCATGACCAACTTCAACCACGAGCGCAtgggcatcatcatccagtCCCTCCGCTTCTCCCGCGTCTGCTACGAGGAGTCGGTCAAGTACGCCAACAAGCGACGCACCTttggcaagaagctcattgAGCACCCCGTGATCCGGATGAAGCTGGCGCACATGGCTCGACAGATCGAGGCCTCGTACAACTGGCTCGAGAACCTCATCTACCAGTGCGAGCGCATGGGTGAGACCGAGGCCATGCTGCGGCTGGGAGGCCCCATCGCCGGCCTCAAGGCCCagtcgaccttgacctttgAGTTCTGCGCCCGCGAGGCCAGTCAGATCTTTGGTGGTCTGAGCTACTCGCGCGGCGGCCAGggcgccaaggtcgagagATTGTACCGCGATGTGAGGGCGTATGCTATCCCCGGTGGTAGCGAGGAGATTATGCTGGACCTGAGCATGAGGCAGAGCTTGAGggtggccaaggccatgggtATGAAGCTTTAG
- a CDS encoding Flap endonuclease 1, whose amino-acid sequence MGIKQLFQIIKEEAPDAIKEGEIKNQFGRKVAIDASMSIYSFLIAVRSDGQQLMNDSGETTSHLMGMFYRTLRMVDNGIKPLYVFDGAPPKLKSGELAKRFQRKQEATEGLEEAKETGTAEEVEKFSRRTVRVTREHNAECQRLLKLMGIPFIVAPTEAEAQCAVLAQAGKVYAAASEDMDTLCFNSPILLRHLTFSEQRKEPIQEIHLEKVLEGLGMERKQFVDLCILLGCDYLDPIPKVGPTTALKLIRDHGSLEKIVEAMEKDPKKKYVLPEDWPYKDARDLFFEPDVRKADDPECDVKWEKPDIEGLVQFLVTEKGFSEDRVRSGGARLEKNLKSSQQARLEGFFKPVPKTDAQKAAHKRKLEEKNEEKKKKLKQEKKDKAAAKAKPRGAA is encoded by the exons ATGGGTATTAAGCAGCTcttccagatcatcaaggaggaagCTCCAGATGCAATCAAGGAGGGTGAAATCAAGAACCAGTTTGGCCGCAAGGTCGCCATC GATGCCTCGATGAGCATCTACAGTTTCCTCATCGCCGTACGATCCGATGGCCAGCAGCTCATGAACGACAGCGGCGAGACGACGTCGCATCTGATGGGCATGTTCTACCGTACTCTCCGCATGGTTGACAACGGCATCAAGCCTCTATACGTCTTCGATGGTGCGCCCCCTAAGCTGAAGTCTGGCGAGCTGGCGAAGCGTTTCCAGCGTAAGCAAGAGGCTACCGAGGGCctcgaggaagccaaggagaCGGGTACAGcagaggaggttgagaagtTCTCACGACGAACTGTCCGTGTCACCCGAGAGCACAACGCCGAGTGCCAGCGCCTGCTGAAGCTCATGGGCATCCCTTTCATTGTCGCGCCCACTGAAGCTGAGGCCCAATGTGCTGTGTTGGCGCAGGCTGGCAAGGTATATGCGGCAGCCAGTGAGGATATGGACACTCTATGCTTCAACTCTCCCATTCTGTTGCGCCACCTCACATTCAGTGAGCAGCGAAAGGAGCCCATTCAAGAGATTCATCTGGAGAAGGTTCTTGAGGGACTTGGTATGGAGCGCAAGCAG TTTGTGGATCTCTGTATCCTTCTCGGCTGCGATTATCTCGACCCTATCCCCAAGGTCGGCCCTACCACTgccctcaagctcatccGTGATCACGGTTCGCTGGAGAAGATTGtcgaggcgatggagaaggaccccaagaagaagtATGTGCTTCCCGAGGACTGGCCTTACAAGGATGCGCGGGATTTGTTCTTCGAGCCCGATGTGAGAAAGGCTGATGACCCCGAATGCGACGTCAAGTGGGAGAAGCCAGACATTGAGGGCTTGGTGCAGTTCCTCGTTACGGAGAAGGGTTTCTCGGAGGATCGTGTCCGTAGCGGAGGCGCGCGTCTAGAGAAGAACCTCAAAAGCTCACAACAAGCTCGTCTAGAGGGCTTCTTCAAGCCGGTTCCCAAGACGGATGCGCAGAAGGCAGCGCATAAGCGGAagctggaagagaagaacgaggagaagaagaagaagctcaagcaggagaagaaggacaaggcggcggccaaggcgaaGCCCCGCGGAGCCGCATAA